From Malus sylvestris chromosome 1, drMalSylv7.2, whole genome shotgun sequence:
tacaagcccatttcattcatttgaggaacgaattcatattacaccttgaagctctgaagctctgaaactccgaagctctcaagcgtccaggttcccgaagaatcaagaaagccttcttcgttcttcgttcatcgttcttccaagatcaagccccgacggcccttgaagaaagtgttcttcgttcatcgttcttccaatatcaagcctcgacggccctttggatcaacaatcatccaccaattcaagatcaagccctgacggcccttgaagaaagtgttcttcgttcttcgttcatcgttcttccaagatcaagccccaacggcctttggatcaaccatccaccaattcaagatcaagccccgacggcccttgaagaaagcaccatcgttcatcatccgttcatccaagatcaagccccaacggccctttggatcaacaacgtcgacaaatccacacatccaaccgttcttcaagattaagcccaaaagcccttgaagagccgttcatcactgttcttcaagattaagcccaaaagccccttgaaaatccgttcatcactgttcttcaagatcaagcccaaaagcccttgaagatctgttcatcaccgttattcaagatcaagccttaacggcccttgaagaaacactcatcctcaagatcaagccccaacggttccttgaagatccgctcaaatccaccttcaaagatcaagcccccggccctttgaagaaacttccaatagttcatccaagatcaagcctcgacgacccttggatcaacgaaacatccacaaatcaacaccttacggagatcaaatcagaggatcaaaatagagagagattgtaacccaaaatcatcaaatacaaatatttgtttgtgcacgttgttcttgtctctttcgtttcaggaattttccgtgttcacaaaaaTACAAGACATTGTGAGTCATTAAAAACAAGAATCACAAGCAATACCATGCatacaataaaaagaaaagaaacaatatGATGCAAAAGCTTACATAAAAACAGAGAGGGAGAgacatttttttggtttgagGTGGTTTTTGAATGAGTTACgaggttttaattttctcatatGCTCTAAAGATTTtaaaattactcaatttacatgttttttttaagggagttttaatgaaaaatgtttggacTAAGtttaatttaaccaaaaaccatcctACACTTTTCTTTAACCAAAAGGGCTTCAtatttaatcataaggacaaGACTAATCTATACCAGGCCTCACAAACATTGAACACACATGGGCTGAATCAAAAGCctaaaaagaaatattttttttttccaggccTTGCCCCTAACGGAACCCATTTTGTCGTCTAATTCTGTTACAAATAAACTTCGTTTTATTTACAAGTATGCCACTACCTCATTAATCCACTAGACAAAAATtatgggagttttaatgaaaaaggtttgaactaagtttaatttaaccaaaaaccatcctACACTTTTCTTTAACCAAAAGGGCTTCAtatttaatcataaggacaaGACTAATCTATATCAAGCCTCATAAACATTGAACACACATGGGCTGAATCAAAAGCCCAAaacgaaataattttttttcctagccTTGCCCCTAACAGAACCCATTCTGTCATCTAATTCTGTTACAAATAAACTTCATTTTATTTACAAGTATGCCATTACCTCATTAATCCACTAGACAAAaattaatgtgtttggtattcaAATCGAGATGAAAGACACAGGAGGAATGAGGAAATGAAGAAACAGATAAAGCAAAATGGAGGCATCGAAAACGACGGAGCACCAAATCAGAGGAATCCAAAACGACATCCTTCGGTTCGGACTTCACGGCGTCAAAAGCGACCTCGTTAACGCTTACCTTCTCGAATCTGCTTTGGAATCGACAAAGTTAACCCAAGAGCAGATAAATACGAAAATCTTAGGGTACGTTTCCACTGAAGATGGGTTCCCTTCTCGATTCCAGAGGCATGCCATACCAATTCCTTCTTCAATGATGGGTTTTGAAGCTATGACTCGAAGATTGGATGAATTTGGCTTTGAGGATTACCTAAATGACCCCCTGGGAATCTAAAACCTTCCAGCCTGTGGACGCATCATGCAATGGAAGTTCGCCTTGGGCTTTCAAAGGGTCCAGTCTCCCCAAGCTTTATGTGATCCTCATAGACTTCCTTCCCTAAAGAAGAGGATTAGTAACACTATCAATGTTATTCTTAAAAGGTAATTGTCTATCGCACTGTGAGTTGAAAGGTTCAGGCATTGATATTGTGGTATTGGCTTTCTTCCAACCAATAACAATTTCTTTtggcacttcaaaaaaaaaaacagcgaGTAAAACGAACCCAATTGATGTAAAAGTCAATTAAGTACAGTAGAGAGAgatgggatttgggcttttcatTTGTTCATCGAAAagttaataaattattaaacgcTGCACATGCATGCAGAGTTTAATCGAAAAGTCAATTAAGTACATGCAGGTGCCATGCATGGCTGATGAGTGTCCGTGAGACGGACACCATCTCTTTGTTCCACATCCCCCTCCCTCAATCTTCTTTtgaataacaaaataatataaacaaaataaga
This genomic window contains:
- the LOC126622826 gene encoding LOW QUALITY PROTEIN: cyclin-B1-2-like (The sequence of the model RefSeq protein was modified relative to this genomic sequence to represent the inferred CDS: inserted 2 bases in 1 codon; deleted 1 base in 1 codon) gives rise to the protein MEASKTTEHQIRGIQNDILRFGLHGVKSDLVNAYLLESALESTKLTQEQINTKILGYVSTEDGFPSRFQRHAIPIPSSMMGFEAMTRRLDEFGFEDYLNDPLESKTFQPVDXHHAMEVRLGLSKGPVSPSFM